CTGCCAGAGATGCTACCCGACTGTTGGGCACCAGGCTACCATCCTCCAGTTCTCCGGCCACACTGATGACACGGGGATGAGAGGCAGGAAAACTGAGTGCGGTCAGTCCGGCATCATTTCCTGCAGGTGCCAGAAAGAGTATATTTCCCACAGCAGGGTCATCGAGGATCGTGGCAACAATATGATCTGAAAAACTGGTCCCCAGGCTCATATTGACAATATCTGCTCCCTGGCTTGCTGCCGCGTCAATGGCCTGCACAATGGAGGAGGAAGAACAGCGTGCCAGGGCTTTGTCCTCATAGAGTTGTTCACAGGCCCGCAAGGCAATCAGTTCACTTTCCGGTGCAATACCGGCTGTTCCACTCCCATTGGACAGTGCTCCGATAATTCCTGCAACAGCCGTTCCGTGAATTTCAGGTCGGTACCCTGAATCCTCAACATAATTGGCATGGGTAACAATGTGAGAGGAAAGATCTTCATGATTCACATCCACTCCTGTGTCAATTACGGCAACCCGGACACCTCTGCCGGTAGCATTGGTCTGTATATTCAAAAAATCCAGTACAGTTTCCCTGTTCAGATCCTCGTCAACAGAACCCAGAGTGAAATAGTAATAATCCGGCTGAACCTGCAACCCTTTGTATTCCTTTCCTATTCGTCGGCTGAGTGCCTCCATATCTCCCGAGGTGGAAAAAAGAACAATCTCCCTTCCAAACTGCGGCAATTTCTTTCTCCCGACAACTACCAGATGATATTTTCCGGTGAGTTCTTCAAGAAGCGCCTTGTTATTCCCCTCCCTGCCTTTGCCAACCAACATCAATAACCGACCGGGAACATAAGATTTCTGTTCCTGCCCGAGAGTAGGAACAGTTTCTTCACCCTGCACAGGAGGTATTATCTGGACAAGATAGAAGATGGTCAAAAGAAACAAAAAAAAATAAAGGGGGCGAATGGTTTTTCCCATGATACTTTTCAGGTCCAATGGGGATTTTCTCAGTTTACAGTAGGAAAAATTTCAAATATGCACGATAAAGTGATCTTTTGTCATGTTATTTTCATTTTCAATATACTCTTTCTATCCATGTAAGCAATGATGATATTTCTGTTGCCTGCACCGGAAAATGACACCTGAATCCTGCAATTCACGAAGTGCAGGATTTTGACAATCAATCCAACCCGGATATCTTTGAAGCAAAAATTCCTTTAATAAAATCCTGATACTCCTCTTCAAGTCCCTCGAAAGACATGCCGGTAATATATTGTTCGCCACATTTACGGGAATATTTTACCTTTGTTCTGGAGAGAATTTTCTGTCTGCCAAGGAAAAAACCAACCTTCGCCGGTCTATCTTCTGCAAGTTCAGAATCCAGCCGTATTGCCAGCCCGAAAGGAGTCAGGTCAACCAGCTTCCCTTTTTCGTCAAAATTGCCTGCTACAACCTTTACGGGAATAGATTTAACGTCGAGTATGGGGTAGAGCTCCAAATCCTTCATTCTTTTATGTGCCCTTTTGCCCAAAGGGTTTTCCGGTTTATATTCCCAGTCAACCTGCAGTCCGTCAAGAGAAGGAATATCATCCCAAGCAGTTTTCTTTTCAGCCATAATCACTCCCGAAAAAACAAATTCATTTTTATAACTGTCAAAATACAAAGGTACAGATTATCCTATCAAGGTATTGTCCGAAACATTTTTTTTTCTAAAAACCTTAACCTTATAAAAAATCTATTTAGTGCTTTACTCCTGAATTCCTGTCATAAAAACAAGAACCAGGGAAGGTGTTTTAAAATCAAATATTTAAGTTTATTTCCATGGCACTTATACTCCTTTGTGAGGTGTTAGTCTGAACTGTTCACTCTTGACTTGTCGTTTCCGTAAACGTATAGTCGCAAAAAATTAAATTCTATATTACAATGGTCCTGATCAGAATACATTTATCATGAAAATATCACTACGATATTACGGAATAACAACATTGGCATTTTCGTTCTTTCTTGTCAATTGCATACATTGTCCACCAGCCGTGTCACAGGATTTTGATTTCAGTAATGCCTGGAGGCAACTGACAAAAAAAAGCAGCATTCTCCACGCGGAACAGGCAAATATCGACCAGGCGACTCACAAACAGGACGCCGCTAGAAATCTCTACCTGCCCCAGGTCAATCTGAAGGCAGGGTATCTCTATCTGGATGATAACATTCAGCTCAGTCCCGATGATATCCTGGACAGTATGCCGGCCGGCTCCACCCTCGAAAGACAGTTTGGTGCTTTGGGGCAAGCCATGGGATTTTCCGCAGAAGCCCTGCAACATGGCCTTACCTCCACCATCAGTGATCGTGAAATCAAGAGCAGCAGCCTCAGTCTCCTCTGGCCGATTTACACGGGGGAAGAATCACGGCAGCCCAGGATATTGCCGATGCTTCCGTTTCCGAAGCCAGAAAACAGCATGAGCTGAAACTGTATGCCCAGTTCCGGGAACTCTGTCGCCGCTACTTTGGAGTGGTCATGCTCAGCCAGCTCCTCGATACCCGCCTGGAAGTTGAAAACAGCCTGAAGATACACCTGCACCATGCACAACTCATGGTTGAAAACGGACAGATTGCCCAGGTGGAACAACTCCAGGCAGAAGCATCCCATGACAAGGCAAAGGTGGACCGAAAAAAAGCGGCTTCCAATCTGCGCATTGCCCAGGCAGCCCTGACCAGTCTGCTTCAGGAGGAATCACTGGTCCAGCCGACCAGTCCCCTGTTCATTAACAGGGATCTTCCCGCTCTCGATACTTTTATAAAGAAAACCCTGACCGGATATCCGGCACTGTCCATCCTGGAGGCCAGAAAACAAATGGCAAACGACCTTGTCGCCGTGGAAGAAGGGAAATATTATCCGGAAGTGGCCCTCCTCGGTAATTACAATCTCTACGAAGAGGACAGTCTCGCTGGTAAACTGATGCCCGACTGGTTCATCGGTCTTGCCGTAAAGGTCCCTCTTCTTGAACGAACCGGACGAGGGGGAAAACGACTGGCGGCAAAAAGCCTCATTAAAAAAGTTGAAGCCCTGCAGAAACAGGCCAGAGAGGATCTGTCCATACTTGTGGAAAAAACATACAGACTGACAAAACAGGCTATCACAGAATACGACGGCCTTGCCTCAAGCCTGAAACTCGCCGAAAAAACACTCGAACTGCGTGAAAAGGCCTTTGACCAAGGACTGGCAACCTCCCTTGACGTGGTTGATGCGCGGCTCTATGTGGCTGGTGTAAAAAACCGACGCTCCCATGCCGCCTATACCTATGTAACCCGACTGGCGGAGCTGCTGGCCATAAGTGGAGAGCTTGACCAGTTTCCCGTATATCAACATTCCGTTCAACCCTGAAGGATTTTACCATGCGTGTTATCAAGATATTTTTCCTGACTTTAATCGCGGCCGCCACAGCCGGCTGGCTCTGTTACAGCTTCTGGATTGCCTACCAGCCTCCCCCGGTCATTATCCAGGGACAGATCGAGGCACAGCAATACAGTATCTCGTCAAAAGTGCCGGGACGTATTGATAAGG
The DNA window shown above is from Desulfomarina profundi and carries:
- a CDS encoding S8 family serine peptidase, which gives rise to MGKTIRPLYFFLFLLTIFYLVQIIPPVQGEETVPTLGQEQKSYVPGRLLMLVGKGREGNNKALLEELTGKYHLVVVGRKKLPQFGREIVLFSTSGDMEALSRRIGKEYKGLQVQPDYYYFTLGSVDEDLNRETVLDFLNIQTNATGRGVRVAVIDTGVDVNHEDLSSHIVTHANYVEDSGYRPEIHGTAVAGIIGALSNGSGTAGIAPESELIALRACEQLYEDKALARCSSSSIVQAIDAAASQGADIVNMSLGTSFSDHIVATILDDPAVGNILFLAPAGNDAGLTALSFPASHPRVISVAGELEDGSLVPNSRVASLADLILPSHYVLATLPGSEIGFMTGTSMASAEASGLFAILHPDPKTVASCRDKTSLVLCLVGLEK
- a CDS encoding TolC family protein; translated protein: MDRKKAASNLRIAQAALTSLLQEESLVQPTSPLFINRDLPALDTFIKKTLTGYPALSILEARKQMANDLVAVEEGKYYPEVALLGNYNLYEEDSLAGKLMPDWFIGLAVKVPLLERTGRGGKRLAAKSLIKKVEALQKQAREDLSILVEKTYRLTKQAITEYDGLASSLKLAEKTLELREKAFDQGLATSLDVVDARLYVAGVKNRRSHAAYTYVTRLAELLAISGELDQFPVYQHSVQP
- a CDS encoding PilZ domain-containing protein, which translates into the protein MAEKKTAWDDIPSLDGLQVDWEYKPENPLGKRAHKRMKDLELYPILDVKSIPVKVVAGNFDEKGKLVDLTPFGLAIRLDSELAEDRPAKVGFFLGRQKILSRTKVKYSRKCGEQYITGMSFEGLEEEYQDFIKGIFASKISGLD